The following proteins come from a genomic window of bacterium:
- the gatB gene encoding Asp-tRNA(Asn)/Glu-tRNA(Gln) amidotransferase subunit GatB: MEYEIVIGLEVHVQLNTLSKMFCGCSTKFGAEPNTQTCPVCLGLPGVLPVMNEEAIRLTVKTGLAFGCKVSNFCKFDRKNYYYPDLPKNYQISQYDKPLNVGGSVPIRIKGEKKAIKLTRIHLEEDAGKLVHNICGGSGVDLNRTGLPLMEIVSEPDIQSPDEAYAYLVSLKQGLKYLGVSDCNMEEGSLRCDANISIRPKGVLQLGTKTEIKNLNSFANVKKSLEYEAKRQEKALGGGERIIQETRLWDAVNNKTVSMRSKEEAHDYRYFPEPDLVPVVLDDEYFRKVAGEIPEMPDIRYERFIAEYKLSEYDAGVMTSDRDLADFFEETSKQGVDPKKVANWIMGDFLKEINTAKVGICDVKVKSPDLASLIKLIDEGTISGKIAKDVFAEMFVSGKKPETVIREKGLIQISDEKSIEGVIESVLKSNSKVVDDYKSGKKSAAGFMVGLIMKASKGKANPKLVNELLKKKLSGL; this comes from the coding sequence ATGGAATATGAGATTGTAATAGGGCTGGAAGTCCATGTGCAGCTGAATACTCTCTCAAAGATGTTTTGCGGGTGTTCAACTAAATTCGGCGCCGAACCGAACACACAGACATGCCCTGTATGTTTAGGGCTGCCCGGCGTCCTGCCTGTGATGAATGAGGAAGCGATAAGGCTTACCGTAAAAACAGGCCTGGCTTTCGGGTGTAAAGTTTCTAATTTTTGCAAATTCGACAGGAAAAATTATTATTATCCGGACCTGCCCAAGAATTACCAGATATCCCAGTATGATAAGCCGTTGAATGTGGGCGGAAGCGTTCCCATAAGAATCAAAGGTGAAAAAAAAGCGATAAAACTTACCAGAATACACCTTGAGGAAGATGCGGGAAAACTGGTGCATAATATTTGCGGCGGCAGCGGCGTAGACCTGAACAGGACAGGATTGCCTCTTATGGAAATCGTGAGCGAACCGGATATCCAATCGCCCGATGAAGCATACGCTTATCTCGTTTCACTTAAGCAGGGGTTAAAATATCTCGGGGTTTCCGACTGCAATATGGAAGAGGGCAGCCTGAGATGCGACGCGAATATATCTATAAGGCCTAAAGGAGTGTTGCAATTAGGCACAAAAACCGAAATAAAGAATCTTAATTCATTTGCCAATGTTAAAAAGTCGCTGGAATATGAAGCAAAAAGACAGGAAAAGGCGCTTGGCGGCGGAGAAAGGATAATTCAGGAAACACGGCTGTGGGACGCCGTTAATAATAAGACAGTATCCATGAGAAGCAAAGAGGAAGCGCATGACTACCGGTATTTCCCCGAGCCGGACCTGGTTCCTGTTGTTTTGGATGATGAATATTTCCGGAAAGTTGCCGGGGAAATACCCGAGATGCCCGACATTAGATATGAAAGGTTTATTGCGGAATATAAACTCTCCGAATATGACGCCGGAGTTATGACAAGTGACAGGGATCTGGCGGATTTTTTTGAAGAAACATCAAAGCAGGGAGTTGACCCCAAAAAAGTCGCCAATTGGATTATGGGGGATTTTCTTAAGGAAATCAATACCGCAAAAGTCGGGATATGCGATGTTAAGGTAAAATCGCCGGATCTTGCCTCGCTGATAAAACTTATTGATGAGGGGACTATAAGCGGAAAAATCGCAAAAGATGTTTTTGCCGAGATGTTTGTATCAGGGAAAAAACCCGAAACCGTTATAAGGGAAAAAGGGTTAATCCAGATTTCCGATGAAAAATCAATTGAGGGGGTTATAGAAAGTGTATTGAAAAGCAATTCCAAGGTTGTGGATGATTATAAAAGCGGGAAAAAATCCGCGGCCGGTTTTATGGTAGGCCTTATAATGAAAGCAAGCAAGGGTAAAGCGAACCCGAAACTTGTAAATGAACTTTTGAAAAAAAAATTATCTGGACTATAA
- the accD gene encoding acetyl-CoA carboxylase, carboxyltransferase subunit beta, whose translation MALFGRKKSSAAQAKKSNIPDGLWIKCKGCNDTLYTKKLDENHRVCPKCAFHYPLRAADRIRIIVDKGTFEETDAELRSIDSLDFFDSKKYEHRITQAEEKTKMNEAVVTGTARIEKIKVAIGVMDFSFMGGSMGSVVGEKITRIIELATDENLPVIIFSTSGGARMQESTLSLMQMAKTSAALARLAEKGLFYISVMTDPTTGGTTASFASLGDIIIAEPGALIGFAGPRVIKQTIQQELPSGFQRSEFLLEHGLIDMIVKREDLRKTIASILKFTLK comes from the coding sequence ATGGCTCTATTCGGAAGAAAGAAAAGTTCGGCGGCTCAGGCGAAAAAGTCCAATATACCGGACGGCCTCTGGATAAAGTGCAAGGGCTGTAATGATACCCTTTACACCAAAAAACTGGATGAAAACCACAGGGTCTGTCCTAAATGCGCGTTCCATTATCCGCTCAGGGCTGCGGACAGAATCAGAATAATCGTGGATAAAGGGACATTCGAGGAGACAGATGCCGAACTGAGAAGTATAGATTCGCTTGATTTTTTTGATTCAAAAAAATATGAACACAGGATAACACAGGCGGAAGAAAAGACAAAAATGAACGAAGCTGTCGTGACAGGCACCGCCCGGATTGAAAAAATAAAAGTTGCCATAGGCGTCATGGATTTTAGTTTTATGGGGGGCAGCATGGGTTCTGTCGTTGGGGAAAAGATAACAAGGATTATTGAATTGGCGACAGATGAGAATCTTCCCGTTATTATTTTTTCGACATCCGGGGGGGCGAGGATGCAGGAGTCAACCCTTAGCCTTATGCAAATGGCTAAAACGAGCGCTGCTCTTGCGCGGCTTGCCGAAAAGGGGCTGTTCTATATTTCCGTCATGACTGATCCCACAACCGGAGGGACAACAGCGAGTTTTGCGTCGCTTGGCGATATTATCATAGCGGAACCGGGAGCTTTGATAGGGTTTGCCGGCCCGAGAGTGATAAAGCAGACCATCCAGCAGGAATTGCCGTCCGGTTTCCAGAGGTCCGAATTTCTGCTTGAGCACGGGCTTATAGATATGATCGTAAAGAGAGAAGATCTCAGGAAAACAATAGCTTCTATTTTAAAGTTTACCCTTAAATGA
- a CDS encoding bifunctional folylpolyglutamate synthase/dihydrofolate synthase: protein MTYQQFLSEISTYRKFGIRLGLENIRRLMEALGSPQKTLKIIHVTGTNGKGSVSNFLMTILSAYGFKTGLFTSPHLCSVAERFIINGSPVSREKISDVYRLVKKACEKIGKNRNFSPTYFEIMTAMAMAYFNLEKTDYVVLETGLGGRLDATNIFPDILCVITTVAKDHTEHLGDSIAGIAYEKAAIIKRGSKVVIGNVPSAALKVIERTCKKLKVSPKILGRDFKVDLKETGLKGSKFDFNTGNLKIKNLELRKAIGANQVENASVAIMGIKEILPVEEKCIKSVKKAFWPGRFEILRRKNGTIVIDCAHNPHGMRTFRRNMELFGKKTKFDLVFGVLKDKDYRKMIKEIPFERFNSVTAVVPPVPDRALNAGILAGALRKESGGVSVREGESLEKVIKYHLSRKTNIAVAGSLFLAGETRKILKLCMGE, encoded by the coding sequence ATGACCTACCAACAATTTCTTTCTGAAATATCAACATACCGGAAGTTCGGTATAAGGTTAGGGCTGGAAAATATCCGGCGCCTGATGGAAGCGCTCGGTTCCCCGCAAAAAACCCTGAAAATTATACATGTAACCGGCACCAACGGCAAAGGTTCGGTTTCCAATTTCCTGATGACAATATTAAGCGCTTACGGGTTTAAGACAGGGCTGTTCACTTCGCCTCACCTGTGCTCGGTGGCCGAAAGGTTTATAATAAACGGCAGTCCTGTATCCCGCGAAAAAATCTCGGATGTTTACCGTCTGGTTAAAAAAGCGTGCGAAAAAATCGGTAAAAACCGCAATTTCAGCCCGACTTATTTTGAGATTATGACGGCAATGGCTATGGCGTATTTTAACCTTGAGAAAACGGATTACGTTGTTCTTGAGACGGGCCTGGGCGGCAGGCTGGATGCCACAAATATTTTTCCCGACATATTATGCGTAATCACTACGGTTGCGAAAGACCATACGGAACATCTCGGTGATTCCATTGCCGGTATCGCGTATGAAAAAGCGGCCATAATCAAACGGGGAAGCAAAGTTGTGATAGGTAATGTCCCGTCCGCGGCGCTAAAAGTTATAGAAAGAACGTGCAAGAAATTAAAGGTTTCCCCCAAAATTCTAGGCAGGGATTTTAAAGTGGATTTAAAAGAAACCGGGCTCAAAGGTTCAAAATTTGATTTTAATACGGGTAATTTAAAAATAAAAAATCTGGAACTGAGAAAGGCCATAGGCGCAAACCAGGTTGAAAACGCGTCCGTTGCCATTATGGGTATTAAAGAAATACTTCCCGTAGAGGAAAAATGTATCAAAAGCGTAAAAAAAGCATTCTGGCCCGGCAGGTTTGAGATTTTGCGCAGGAAGAACGGCACAATTGTGATTGATTGCGCCCATAATCCCCATGGAATGCGGACATTCAGGCGGAATATGGAGCTTTTCGGCAAAAAAACGAAATTTGACCTGGTATTCGGTGTTTTGAAAGATAAAGATTACAGGAAAATGATAAAAGAAATCCCTTTTGAGCGTTTTAATTCCGTTACTGCGGTTGTTCCTCCCGTTCCCGACAGGGCGCTGAATGCCGGGATTCTCGCCGGAGCATTAAGGAAAGAGAGCGGAGGCGTTTCCGTAAGGGAAGGGGAATCTTTGGAAAAAGTGATAAAGTATCATTTGAGCAGAAAAACAAATATTGCTGTCGCGGGGTCGCTTTTTTTAGCGGGGGAAACAAGGAAAATACTTAAATTATGCATGGGAGAATGA
- a CDS encoding cation:proton antiporter — protein MKNVPLVSCCFIVFLLLILFPAAILNAEGLGVGDHSNIIISVGIAILAATIVAYIGYLLKQPLILSYIVAGVIIGPGIGFGLIRDINEIETISRFGLILLLFLIGFEINIKKLKGSGKSLLVSGFTQFPLTFIIGAGFFFLLGYVFDGGKYGLFYLAACCSLSSTAIVVKLLYGKFELDTLAGRISLGILVFQDIWAIVLLGIQPNLASPDVFQILCSFGKGIFLIAFTMLISKYILPRIFKSIAKLPELVLVSSLGWCFLVCGMASILNFSLEMGALIAGIAISTFPYNLDVMTKIVNIRVFFVTLFFVSLGMQVPNPFDNPSVLLIGAVVSAFLVVSRFLSIFPVLYLLKNGLRVSLLTSCNLSQISEFSLVIASLGVTAGHINRDTMSVIIFVFVITSSLSTYMINYNDSIQKFLASFLKKAGLKDIRSAEQQDADAGGREIALLGFHQTASSLLHELLSGSRGSGQDRHFKDKIVVVDFNPEIYEALRSAGIKVVYGDISHFDTLHRAGIHDVKIVISTIPDTILVGTDNLKIIKHIKNICPQAKIIVTAENIDKALKMYESGADYVFIPRILAAKNIMAIIGMILDNKQDQMSVIAAREVEMLKSRAEIL, from the coding sequence ATGAAAAATGTCCCTTTGGTTTCTTGTTGCTTTATCGTCTTTTTACTGCTTATTTTATTTCCCGCGGCGATTCTTAATGCGGAAGGATTGGGAGTCGGCGACCACAGCAACATAATTATAAGCGTCGGAATTGCCATATTGGCCGCTACCATCGTGGCTTATATCGGTTATCTTCTGAAACAGCCTTTAATCCTCTCATATATAGTCGCCGGCGTAATAATCGGCCCCGGAATCGGATTCGGGCTGATCAGGGATATTAATGAAATTGAGACTATATCGCGTTTCGGGCTTATACTCCTCCTGTTTTTAATAGGGTTTGAGATTAATATAAAAAAATTAAAAGGGTCCGGTAAATCGCTGTTAGTCAGCGGCTTCACGCAATTTCCCCTGACATTTATCATCGGCGCCGGATTCTTTTTCCTGCTGGGATATGTATTTGACGGCGGAAAATACGGTCTTTTCTACCTTGCCGCCTGCTGCAGCCTGAGCAGTACCGCGATAGTCGTCAAACTTTTATACGGGAAATTCGAACTGGATACGCTTGCGGGAAGGATATCGCTGGGCATCCTTGTGTTCCAGGACATATGGGCTATTGTGTTGCTGGGAATACAGCCGAATCTGGCAAGCCCGGATGTTTTTCAGATTCTCTGCTCTTTCGGCAAAGGTATTTTCCTCATCGCTTTTACTATGCTTATCAGCAAATATATTTTACCGCGCATATTCAAGTCGATAGCGAAACTGCCCGAACTGGTCCTGGTATCTTCTCTGGGCTGGTGTTTTCTTGTCTGCGGGATGGCGTCCATTTTAAATTTTTCGCTTGAAATGGGAGCTCTGATAGCGGGTATTGCCATATCCACATTCCCTTATAATCTTGATGTAATGACCAAAATAGTCAATATAAGGGTTTTTTTTGTAACGCTTTTTTTTGTTTCACTGGGCATGCAGGTTCCCAATCCTTTTGATAACCCGTCCGTCCTTTTAATAGGGGCAGTCGTATCGGCATTTTTAGTGGTTTCCCGTTTTCTGTCAATATTTCCGGTGCTCTACCTGTTGAAAAACGGCTTGCGGGTCAGTCTGTTGACTTCCTGTAATTTATCGCAGATAAGCGAATTTTCGCTGGTTATAGCTTCTCTCGGGGTAACGGCCGGACACATAAACCGCGACACGATGTCGGTTATAATATTTGTTTTTGTCATAACATCGAGCCTGTCAACTTATATGATTAATTATAATGATTCAATCCAGAAATTCCTGGCCTCGTTTCTGAAAAAAGCCGGCTTGAAGGATATCCGGTCCGCCGAACAGCAGGATGCGGACGCGGGAGGCAGGGAAATAGCCCTGCTCGGTTTCCATCAAACCGCGAGTTCCCTGCTCCATGAATTATTATCAGGCAGCCGGGGGAGCGGACAGGACCGTCATTTCAAGGATAAGATCGTAGTCGTTGACTTCAATCCGGAAATCTATGAAGCCCTCCGGAGCGCGGGAATCAAGGTTGTTTACGGGGATATAAGCCATTTTGATACGCTTCACCGCGCGGGAATCCATGATGTTAAAATAGTGATATCCACAATACCCGATACGATATTGGTTGGAACCGATAATTTAAAAATTATCAAACATATAAAAAATATCTGCCCTCAGGCGAAAATAATAGTAACGGCTGAAAATATTGATAAGGCATTGAAAATGTATGAAAGCGGGGCGGATTACGTTTTTATCCCCCGGATCCTTGCCGCGAAAAATATTATGGCGATTATTGGCATGATACTGGACAATAAACAGGACCAGATGTCGGTTATCGCAGCCAGAGAAGTCGAAATGCTGAAAAGCAGGGCCGAAATTCTCTAA
- a CDS encoding glycosyltransferase family 39 protein, whose translation MTDKLLKTLVNIDDLGPILVKISLWAALVMGVFFLFYTANFRGLDTEDSMECAQIARNIASGRGFTTDFITPLSLSYYNLLKDTGDTLPENFPDLSNPPLYPLWLSLIFSFLTPSMTFSGYAAHADKIVSLLGSGIFFMVTAILVYFFAKKMFDKKIAYLSLLLYIVCLNQLKIAISGDSLSMLAFLTTAFLYSLYATDGKNIIPVVFAGVFAGLCFLCRYSFGIFVFPALVYYAVSFRQKRAVFLSVFISVFIVTVMPWLIRNAVVAGNPFFSLGTYNLFAYTNAFPAHEYMRSFSAEALSKAVSLSDVMGKTVTGLKAGYLSLINLSDNFLICFIVAAVFYSFADRKINRFRPLVYSLFVFVIIAAAAFFPSGNNLSVFVPFFVIISSGFFVKALCDFNKPKMLKSWVAVIVMVVIFILPPFIFSITRKNRSLPYYIFNDKKTGLVNAVTEAMGKIPEDTLIVSDVPWAVAWYGNVKTIWLPWDIGEFRNLSEKGYNMEYAFFSSMLLSYPNMPEWRNILMGRIPIETGFKYGRAVSENPLNVVLSRYPFKEDKK comes from the coding sequence ATGACGGATAAACTTTTGAAAACACTTGTTAATATCGATGATCTCGGCCCCATACTGGTGAAGATATCTTTATGGGCTGCGCTGGTAATGGGTGTGTTTTTTTTATTCTATACCGCGAATTTCAGGGGTCTGGACACGGAAGATTCGATGGAATGCGCGCAAATCGCGAGAAATATCGCTTCGGGCAGGGGATTCACGACAGATTTCATTACCCCTTTATCGTTAAGTTATTATAACCTCCTGAAGGATACCGGCGATACTTTGCCGGAAAATTTTCCGGACCTTTCGAACCCGCCTTTATACCCCCTTTGGCTTTCGCTGATTTTTTCGTTTCTGACCCCTTCAATGACATTTAGCGGTTATGCCGCGCACGCGGACAAGATAGTGTCTTTACTGGGTTCGGGAATATTTTTTATGGTAACGGCCATTCTGGTTTACTTTTTCGCTAAAAAAATGTTTGATAAAAAAATAGCGTATCTGAGCCTCTTGCTGTACATCGTCTGCCTGAACCAGCTGAAGATCGCCATAAGCGGCGATTCTCTATCTATGCTGGCTTTTCTTACCACGGCCTTTTTGTACTCTTTATATGCGACTGACGGGAAAAATATCATACCTGTGGTTTTCGCGGGTGTTTTTGCCGGGCTGTGTTTCCTTTGCCGTTACAGTTTCGGCATCTTTGTATTTCCTGCTTTGGTTTATTACGCGGTTTCTTTCAGGCAGAAAAGAGCGGTGTTTTTATCAGTATTCATTTCAGTGTTTATCGTGACGGTTATGCCGTGGCTTATACGAAATGCCGTTGTAGCGGGCAACCCCTTTTTTTCCCTGGGGACATATAATCTTTTTGCCTATACCAACGCGTTTCCCGCCCATGAATATATGAGAAGTTTCAGCGCGGAAGCCTTGTCAAAGGCGGTGAGCCTGTCCGATGTGATGGGGAAAACCGTAACGGGACTGAAGGCCGGCTACCTTTCATTGATTAATTTATCCGATAATTTTCTGATATGCTTTATCGTTGCGGCGGTGTTCTATTCGTTTGCTGACAGGAAGATCAACAGGTTCAGGCCCCTGGTGTATTCTTTGTTTGTGTTTGTAATCATTGCGGCGGCCGCATTTTTCCCGTCGGGGAATAATTTGTCGGTTTTCGTGCCGTTTTTTGTGATAATTTCCTCCGGGTTTTTTGTGAAAGCCTTATGCGATTTTAATAAGCCTAAGATGCTGAAATCATGGGTTGCGGTTATTGTTATGGTAGTGATTTTTATATTGCCTCCTTTTATTTTCTCCATAACCAGAAAAAACAGGTCTTTGCCATACTATATATTCAATGATAAGAAAACCGGCCTGGTAAATGCCGTTACCGAAGCAATGGGGAAAATCCCGGAAGATACACTTATTGTTTCCGACGTCCCCTGGGCTGTCGCCTGGTACGGGAATGTTAAAACGATATGGCTCCCCTGGGATATAGGAGAATTCAGGAACCTTAGCGAAAAAGGTTATAATATGGAATATGCCTTTTTTTCTTCAATGCTTTTAAGTTATCCCAATATGCCCGAGTGGAGGAATATTTTAATGGGAAGAATTCCTATAGAAACAGGTTTTAAATACGGCAGGGCCGTATCGGAAAACCCTTTAAATGTCGTGTTAAGCAGGTATCCTTTTAAAGAGGATAAAAAATAG
- a CDS encoding exosortase/archaeosortase family protein, which produces MNTGKNIIKKYLPVIILFISVAFLYCKPVVWMIGTWNDKYVSHYTPGPWILFLSLWVVYLKLPELKKLTAEGDTRGLYIIIFAFLLNLFALRTDLNRISLVSLIIFFFGFVLYFFGKGFLRTLWFPITYLLFMVPMGFLDSIAGMPLRFFVTDVSAAFFKMIDSLDYVKGTVVCLKNIGPLNIDAPCSGLNSMISLAAVGAVFAYLTQKTIFRKWFLFLLSLPIAVTANIIRVVLIGMVAQGISPEIALVKLHYFWGFFVFALALAMFILAGYLIRWKTGK; this is translated from the coding sequence ATGAATACGGGAAAAAACATAATAAAAAAATATCTCCCTGTTATTATTTTGTTTATTTCCGTGGCGTTTCTTTATTGCAAGCCCGTGGTCTGGATGATAGGGACATGGAACGATAAATATGTAAGCCACTATACTCCGGGGCCATGGATATTGTTCCTGTCCTTGTGGGTTGTTTATTTGAAGCTTCCCGAGTTGAAAAAACTGACGGCGGAAGGCGACACAAGAGGCCTTTATATCATAATCTTTGCTTTTTTGCTTAATCTGTTTGCTCTCAGAACCGATTTAAACAGAATTTCCCTGGTTTCCCTGATAATTTTCTTTTTCGGTTTTGTGCTTTACTTTTTCGGTAAAGGCTTCCTGAGAACCCTTTGGTTTCCCATAACTTATCTTCTTTTTATGGTGCCGATGGGGTTTCTGGACTCTATTGCCGGTATGCCTTTAAGGTTTTTCGTTACGGATGTCAGCGCCGCTTTCTTTAAGATGATAGATTCGCTTGATTATGTTAAGGGGACGGTTGTATGTTTGAAAAATATCGGGCCTTTAAACATAGATGCCCCGTGCAGCGGTTTGAATTCCATGATATCACTGGCGGCGGTCGGAGCTGTTTTTGCTTATTTGACCCAGAAGACAATTTTCAGGAAGTGGTTTTTATTTCTGCTTTCTTTGCCGATAGCCGTTACAGCCAATATAATCCGCGTGGTTCTTATAGGTATGGTAGCGCAGGGGATTAGCCCGGAAATAGCGCTGGTTAAACTTCATTATTTTTGGGGATTTTTTGTCTTTGCGCTTGCGTTGGCGATGTTTATACTTGCGGGATATTTAATCAGATGGAAAACAGGAAAATAA
- a CDS encoding EpsI family protein translates to MENRKIIILICISVAAAVAGSFAGRVSVEPSPDVTPGIVPEQVGVWKSSDIKMNDIERELLPPDTEMVKKLYAGPEGREIFVNIVISGKDRRSIHRAEVCLPSQGWVITGRETVFLSYEDCAGRRKTADVQKLSVIAGKKSIEINSLVLYYYIGGNRVTGSNLKRIFFTVYDRLFKGRQTRWSYVVIYMPVYRGEKDTLYILEDFFKQFMADMDKNRGGI, encoded by the coding sequence ATGGAAAACAGGAAAATAATAATTTTGATTTGCATAAGCGTTGCCGCTGCGGTGGCCGGTTCATTTGCCGGCAGAGTTTCCGTTGAGCCTTCACCGGATGTTACTCCCGGTATCGTTCCCGAGCAAGTCGGCGTTTGGAAATCTTCTGATATAAAGATGAATGATATAGAGAGGGAACTTCTCCCTCCCGATACTGAAATGGTGAAGAAATTATATGCCGGTCCGGAAGGCAGGGAAATCTTTGTAAATATCGTAATAAGCGGGAAGGACAGGAGAAGCATCCACAGAGCCGAAGTATGCCTGCCTTCACAGGGGTGGGTTATCACGGGAAGGGAAACAGTTTTTCTTTCATATGAGGATTGCGCGGGAAGGCGGAAGACCGCTGATGTTCAAAAGCTTTCGGTTATCGCCGGTAAAAAAAGTATTGAAATAAATAGTCTTGTTTTATATTATTACATAGGTGGAAACCGGGTAACGGGCAGCAACCTGAAAAGGATATTTTTCACCGTTTACGACAGATTATTCAAAGGCAGGCAGACACGTTGGTCTTATGTGGTTATTTATATGCCTGTTTATAGAGGGGAAAAAGACACCTTGTATATTCTGGAAGATTTCTTTAAACAATTTATGGCTGATATGGATAAAAACCGCGGAGGTATTTAA
- a CDS encoding FecR domain-containing protein codes for MLRYIKYAVFITLIVMLNSTFTCALDKEEVMTQGQFARYLVNALALNEQLPAAPSTQDYFRLLESRGVTPPGGFDAEKVLTNKDMVILLERALGLEKEVIKKLTEGGEAIPSADKLFAYVVDVQGDVEIRIGQGQWIPARKGIRLKEGDAIRTGENSWAALGIGKLGAVKVKSDSEIVLQELSFNPDKTENVFIYLQRGDMLVNAGDLKEGARFEAATPVSVAAVKGTVYTLSYNGQSMQIQVTDGTVTAYALDSSGNPVGDPVEININEFLNQTGNQPAGGTQSLSQAMADAINSEAGNLQNMVEAALGIAIGQLTAGMTPEEAQAAIEQGLDIAIQAAMEALAEIGVQVEGSPDMPVTFGQALQILSQGGSNLETQTNYETPATPT; via the coding sequence ATGCTAAGATATATTAAGTATGCCGTTTTCATTACACTTATTGTAATGTTAAACAGCACATTTACATGCGCTCTTGATAAAGAAGAAGTAATGACACAGGGCCAATTTGCGAGGTATCTTGTTAACGCGCTTGCATTGAACGAACAGCTTCCGGCGGCTCCGTCAACACAGGACTATTTCAGATTGCTCGAATCCCGCGGCGTTACTCCTCCGGGGGGCTTTGATGCGGAAAAGGTGTTGACCAACAAAGATATGGTGATTCTGCTTGAGCGCGCTCTGGGCCTTGAAAAAGAAGTAATCAAAAAGCTTACAGAGGGCGGAGAGGCGATTCCTTCCGCGGATAAACTTTTTGCTTATGTTGTGGATGTTCAGGGTGATGTTGAGATAAGAATAGGCCAGGGCCAGTGGATACCAGCAAGAAAGGGAATAAGGCTTAAAGAGGGCGATGCTATCCGGACAGGGGAAAATTCCTGGGCTGCTCTGGGAATAGGGAAATTAGGAGCGGTAAAGGTTAAAAGCGATTCGGAAATAGTTCTTCAGGAATTAAGTTTCAATCCGGACAAAACCGAAAACGTGTTTATTTATCTGCAAAGGGGCGATATGCTTGTAAATGCCGGCGATTTGAAAGAAGGCGCCAGGTTTGAAGCGGCGACCCCCGTTTCCGTAGCCGCCGTAAAAGGAACGGTCTATACTTTATCTTATAACGGCCAGAGTATGCAGATTCAGGTTACCGACGGAACAGTTACAGCTTATGCTCTGGATTCCAGCGGGAACCCTGTCGGCGACCCTGTTGAGATAAATATTAATGAGTTCTTAAATCAGACGGGAAATCAGCCCGCGGGCGGAACACAGTCATTAAGCCAGGCAATGGCTGATGCCATTAATTCCGAAGCAGGGAATCTGCAGAATATGGTAGAAGCGGCTTTAGGAATTGCAATCGGCCAGCTGACGGCAGGCATGACGCCGGAAGAGGCGCAGGCAGCCATTGAGCAGGGGCTTGATATCGCCATTCAGGCCGCGATGGAAGCTCTTGCTGAGATCGGGGTTCAGGTTGAAGGGTCTCCGGACATGCCGGTTACTTTCGGACAAGCGCTGCAGATACTTTCGCAGGGGGGCAGCAACCTTGAGACACAGACTAATTATGAAACGCCGGCTACGCCGACATAA